In Sphingomonas phyllosphaerae, one DNA window encodes the following:
- a CDS encoding HAMP domain-containing sensor histidine kinase, translated as MTRGAFNALLDSDERVLSADTRFAELNGRASGPRDSGLALAAVSALVRIARGLRVPVARTITIGDDETDGDWYVRVVPDEGGAVALAGTLLRERPGATLAPAATIANEPPADASWSWEVDAGLRLTRLDVVAAARHGIDPVAVLGQPIAMLFVLEAGVDGAMPLLEAMSNVRDFAGQSAMVRASGARVTLAARVALDAAGGFAGFVGGVYTGVAAGIRDGLTTAFNARLRRTLREPLGTIIAQAESISGAADGGLDPHYRDYALDIASAGRHLMGLVDDLVDMEAIERGDLAVARDAVDLVAVVREGTVLVAARAAARGVTIAPFAGDTIAACGDYRRVLQIVVNLLGNAVDYSPAGGVVRVRARLRDAEIRLNISDQGRGIAVHEQARIFEKFVRGDDSVPGGSGLGLYIARRLAQAMGGSLTVESEIGQGACFTLALPAASAQAPGEQDQQQAEDR; from the coding sequence ATGACGCGCGGGGCATTCAATGCCTTGCTCGATAGCGACGAGCGCGTCCTGAGCGCCGATACACGGTTCGCCGAGCTCAACGGCCGCGCCAGCGGGCCGCGTGACAGTGGACTGGCGCTGGCGGCAGTGTCGGCGCTGGTGCGGATCGCACGCGGGCTGCGCGTGCCGGTCGCGCGTACGATCACGATCGGCGATGACGAAACGGACGGCGACTGGTACGTTCGCGTCGTGCCTGACGAAGGCGGGGCCGTCGCACTGGCAGGCACCCTGTTGCGCGAGCGTCCGGGCGCGACGCTGGCTCCGGCAGCGACGATCGCGAACGAGCCGCCCGCCGATGCATCATGGTCGTGGGAGGTCGATGCCGGGCTGCGGCTCACGCGGCTCGATGTGGTGGCGGCAGCCCGCCATGGCATCGATCCGGTGGCGGTGCTGGGTCAGCCAATCGCGATGCTATTCGTGCTTGAGGCTGGAGTCGATGGGGCGATGCCGTTGCTGGAGGCGATGTCGAACGTGCGCGACTTCGCGGGGCAGTCGGCGATGGTGCGCGCGAGTGGGGCGCGGGTGACACTGGCGGCAAGAGTGGCACTCGACGCCGCGGGCGGCTTCGCCGGGTTCGTGGGCGGGGTCTACACCGGGGTCGCGGCCGGCATCCGCGACGGGCTGACCACGGCGTTCAATGCGCGCCTGCGTCGCACCCTGCGCGAGCCGCTCGGCACGATCATTGCGCAGGCGGAGAGTATCAGCGGTGCAGCCGATGGCGGCCTCGATCCACATTATCGCGACTATGCGCTGGATATCGCCAGCGCCGGGCGCCACCTGATGGGGCTGGTCGACGATCTGGTCGATATGGAGGCGATCGAACGCGGCGATCTGGCGGTGGCGCGCGATGCGGTCGACCTCGTCGCCGTCGTGCGCGAGGGAACGGTTCTGGTGGCCGCGCGCGCGGCGGCACGCGGGGTGACCATTGCGCCGTTCGCCGGCGATACGATCGCGGCCTGCGGCGATTACCGGCGTGTGTTGCAGATCGTGGTCAACCTGCTGGGCAACGCGGTCGATTATTCGCCTGCGGGCGGGGTGGTGCGCGTGCGCGCGCGGCTTCGCGACGCGGAGATACGGCTGAACATCAGCGATCAGGGGCGCGGGATCGCGGTGCACGAGCAGGCACGGATTTTCGAGAAGTTCGTGCGCGGCGACGACAGCGTGCCGGGCGGCAGCGGCCTGGGCCTCTATATCGCGCGGCGGCTGGCGCAGGCGATGGGCGGATCGCTGACCGTGGAGAGCGAGATCGGCCAAGGCGCGTGCTTCACGCTCGCGCTGCCTGCCGCGTCAGCGCAGGCGCCGGGCGAGCAGGATCAGCAGCAAGCCGAAGATCGCTAG
- a CDS encoding DUF2336 domain-containing protein, giving the protein MSASSPNASVLGDPARLASYAADAERAAERRLAVAVEDIFLSQPGRLDDRTRAATLRLAEATICAVEQHVSGDAARALMAVGRREAAAILGSNRSLAWPRLLDAGLMRDADLIAALIAQARIDLLDESLAAQRAPDAGMTIVTALIQNGDAAQRAAAGEYLLADGMRRAVSEGRHAVLPAAIQARIVWWVAAALRERLGAAGGTAADAALCEAAQHRIARANEGQIGEAAARLVRALAPSRTDRGALMVRALESARTALFAALLADGIGVDAEAALSLVLDSASDRLWLALRAAGLDRDTIARAGFLLSEADRERDLTMLIEVLDPLGALDPGVAAEAIATLRLPGDFRAAVHALTSRASVERTRT; this is encoded by the coding sequence ATGTCGGCTTCCTCCCCCAATGCCAGTGTTTTGGGCGACCCGGCGCGGTTGGCATCCTATGCCGCCGACGCCGAGCGTGCTGCCGAACGACGGCTTGCCGTGGCAGTCGAGGACATTTTCCTGTCGCAGCCCGGGAGACTGGACGATCGAACCCGCGCGGCCACCTTGCGACTGGCCGAGGCGACGATCTGCGCGGTCGAGCAGCATGTGTCGGGCGACGCCGCGCGCGCGCTGATGGCAGTGGGCCGGCGGGAGGCGGCGGCGATCCTGGGCTCGAACCGTTCGTTGGCGTGGCCGCGCCTGCTGGACGCCGGATTGATGCGCGACGCCGACTTGATCGCCGCGCTGATCGCGCAGGCACGCATCGACCTTCTCGACGAGTCGCTGGCCGCACAGCGCGCGCCGGATGCGGGGATGACGATCGTCACTGCGCTGATCCAGAACGGCGATGCGGCGCAGCGCGCGGCGGCGGGCGAGTATCTGTTGGCGGACGGGATGCGCCGGGCGGTTTCGGAGGGACGCCATGCGGTGCTGCCGGCGGCGATCCAGGCGCGAATCGTCTGGTGGGTCGCCGCGGCGCTGCGCGAACGGCTTGGCGCCGCGGGTGGAACAGCGGCGGACGCCGCCTTGTGCGAAGCGGCGCAGCACCGGATCGCGCGCGCCAACGAAGGTCAGATCGGCGAAGCCGCAGCGCGGCTGGTGCGCGCGCTGGCCCCATCGCGAACCGATCGGGGAGCACTGATGGTGCGCGCGCTGGAGAGCGCGCGCACCGCATTGTTCGCCGCGTTGCTGGCCGACGGGATCGGGGTCGATGCCGAAGCGGCCTTGTCGCTGGTGCTCGATTCGGCGAGTGACCGGCTGTGGCTGGCACTGCGCGCGGCCGGGCTCGATCGCGATACGATCGCCCGCGCGGGCTTCCTGTTGTCCGAGGCGGACCGCGAACGCGATCTGACGATGTTGATCGAGGTGCTCGATCCGCTCGGCGCGCTCGACCCTGGCGTGGCTGCAGAGGCGATCGCGACCCTGCGGCTGCCCGGTGACTTCCGCGCGGCAGTGCACGCGCTGACGTCGCGCGCGTCGGTTGAACGGACGAGGACATGA